A genomic region of Brevibacillus sp. JNUCC-41 contains the following coding sequences:
- a CDS encoding tRNA (adenine(22)-N(1))-methyltransferase translates to MNHEKLSMRLERVAIHIPKGSILADIGSDHAYLPCYAVTNGLCDSAIAGEVVEGPYQSARKQVAMTGLGDKIEVRKGDGLEVLNPDEATCITIAGMGGTLISSILESGKGKLGKAERLILQPNVGAANVRSWLIENGWELSGEEILEEDGKIYEILIAKKGEPLRPYGVNKQAGLTFGPYLREQFSDIFIKKWQLEKKHLERIIEQLDESGRSGLETKRNELRSQISVIEEVLKG, encoded by the coding sequence ATGAATCATGAAAAACTATCGATGAGATTAGAACGTGTAGCCATACATATACCAAAAGGAAGCATTCTAGCAGATATAGGTTCAGACCATGCTTACTTACCGTGCTATGCGGTGACTAACGGCTTGTGTGACAGCGCTATAGCAGGTGAGGTTGTAGAAGGTCCCTATCAGTCAGCACGCAAGCAAGTGGCAATGACGGGGCTTGGGGACAAGATAGAAGTCCGTAAAGGAGACGGGCTTGAAGTATTGAATCCTGATGAAGCGACATGCATTACGATTGCAGGAATGGGTGGGACGTTAATATCAAGTATATTGGAAAGCGGAAAAGGAAAACTCGGCAAGGCAGAAAGACTTATCCTTCAGCCTAATGTAGGTGCAGCGAATGTTCGCAGCTGGCTAATCGAAAACGGCTGGGAACTTAGTGGAGAGGAAATCCTTGAAGAAGATGGGAAAATCTACGAGATCTTAATTGCCAAAAAAGGAGAACCGCTCCGCCCTTATGGGGTGAACAAGCAAGCCGGCCTCACTTTCGGTCCATATTTAAGAGAGCAATTCAGTGACATTTTCATAAAAAAATGGCAGCTTGAGAAAAAACATTTGGAAAGAATCATCGAACAATTGGATGAAAGCGGAAGAAGCGGACTGGAAACGAAGCGCAATGAATTAAGATCTCAGATTTCAGTAATTGAGGAGGTGCTTAAAGGGTGA
- the rpoD gene encoding RNA polymerase sigma factor RpoD — protein sequence MAEKPARSKQVDNEFSLEQVKEKLLELGKKRGSLTLEKIAEMIGGFELDSDQMDEFYEVLAENGVEILTDGEEDEDEDDPDEKKLAKEEEFDLNDLSVPPGVKINDPVRMYLKEIGRVDLLSAEEEISLATRIEDGDEEAKRRLAEANLRLVVSIAKRYVGRGMLFLDLIQEGNMGLIKAVEKFDYRKGFKFSTYATWWIRQAITRAIADQARTIRIPVHMVETINKLIRVQRQLLQDLGREPSPEEIAEDMDLTPEKVREILKIAQEPVSLETPIGEEDDSHLGDFIEDQDATSPSEHAAYELLKEQLEDVLDTLTDREENVLRLRFGLDDGRTRTLEEVGKVFGVTRERIRQIEAKALRKLRHPSRSKRLKDFLE from the coding sequence ATGGCTGAAAAACCAGCACGTTCCAAACAAGTTGATAATGAATTTAGCCTTGAACAGGTGAAAGAAAAATTACTAGAGCTAGGTAAAAAACGGGGCTCTTTGACTTTAGAAAAAATTGCTGAAATGATTGGCGGTTTTGAGTTGGATTCCGATCAAATGGATGAGTTCTATGAGGTGTTAGCAGAAAATGGCGTCGAAATACTCACTGATGGTGAGGAAGACGAAGATGAAGACGATCCTGATGAGAAGAAACTTGCAAAAGAAGAAGAGTTTGACTTAAATGATTTAAGTGTTCCTCCTGGCGTTAAAATTAATGACCCAGTACGCATGTATTTAAAGGAAATTGGTCGGGTCGACCTTTTATCGGCAGAAGAGGAAATATCTCTGGCGACGAGAATTGAAGATGGAGATGAAGAAGCGAAACGCCGTTTGGCAGAAGCTAACCTTCGTCTTGTTGTCAGTATCGCCAAGCGCTATGTCGGACGCGGAATGCTTTTCCTTGATTTGATTCAGGAAGGTAATATGGGCCTTATCAAAGCAGTGGAAAAATTTGATTACCGCAAGGGATTCAAGTTCAGTACGTATGCAACATGGTGGATTCGCCAAGCGATAACCCGTGCCATTGCCGACCAAGCAAGAACGATCCGGATACCGGTGCATATGGTGGAAACCATCAATAAATTGATCCGTGTCCAAAGACAGCTTCTTCAGGATTTAGGACGTGAACCTTCTCCGGAAGAAATTGCGGAGGATATGGACTTAACACCTGAAAAAGTTCGTGAAATCTTGAAAATAGCTCAGGAGCCTGTTTCATTGGAAACGCCAATAGGTGAAGAGGACGATTCACATTTAGGTGATTTCATTGAAGATCAGGATGCGACTTCCCCATCGGAACATGCAGCATATGAACTTTTGAAAGAACAGCTTGAAGACGTATTGGATACTCTTACAGACCGTGAAGAGAACGTCTTGAGACTCCGCTTTGGACTTGATGATGGCCGCACCCGTACTCTTGAAGAGGTGGGTAAAGTGTTTGGGGTAACCCGCGAGCGTATCCGTCAAATCGAAGCGAAGGCGCTACGTAAACTGAGACATCCAAGCCGCAGCAAACGCTTGAAAGATTTCCTGGAATAG
- the cccA gene encoding cytochrome c550, with translation MNRNPVMPFIIIMVFGIGLMFLLSFKGLGDAKDLAKEKEGGEKTEETENASASPEDIYKQNCISCHGDAYQGGVGPALKGVGDRLSVDEVKEVITNGRGAMPSGLVEEQNIDAMAEYIHGLK, from the coding sequence ATGAATCGCAATCCAGTAATGCCTTTTATTATTATCATGGTTTTTGGTATTGGACTTATGTTTTTACTTTCGTTTAAAGGTTTGGGTGATGCCAAAGATCTTGCTAAGGAAAAAGAGGGCGGCGAAAAGACAGAAGAAACAGAAAATGCCTCAGCATCACCTGAGGACATTTATAAGCAAAACTGTATCTCTTGTCATGGTGACGCCTATCAAGGCGGTGTAGGGCCTGCTCTAAAAGGAGTAGGCGATCGTCTGTCGGTGGACGAGGTTAAAGAAGTGATCACTAATGGACGAGGTGCAATGCCGTCAGGTCTAGTCGAAGAACAGAATATTGACGCCATGGCCGAATATATTCATGGACTGAAATAA
- a CDS encoding Nif3-like dinuclear metal center hexameric protein, with protein sequence MKTVNGHEIIETFEQFSPKHYAMEGDPIGLHVGQLNKPVTKVLIALDVLEEVVDEAIEHGVELIIAHHPLIYRPLKRIDTNAAGGRIIEKLIKHDIAVYAAHTNLDVAKGGVNDLLAEALQLQDTEVLIPTYETALKKLVVYVPKTDEQKVREALGKAGAGAIGNYSNCSFSGEGTGRFLPGEGSEPVIGSKGKLEEVAEMRIETIFPENIEKKVLAAMIKAHPYEEVAHDIYKLENKGESLGLGKIGVLAEEMTLEQFSEHVKRTLDVEKVRIVGDLQSPIKKVAVLGGDGNKYFTTAKFKGADVYVTGDMYYHTAHDAMMIGLNIVDPGHNVEKVMKKGVARILEKMCREKNYDVEFIPSRMNTDPFRFI encoded by the coding sequence GTGAAGACAGTGAATGGCCACGAAATCATTGAAACGTTTGAACAATTCTCCCCAAAGCATTATGCAATGGAGGGAGATCCAATCGGGCTGCATGTCGGGCAGCTCAATAAGCCGGTTACTAAAGTGCTGATTGCCCTTGATGTGCTGGAAGAGGTTGTAGACGAAGCGATAGAACACGGAGTGGAATTGATCATCGCCCATCATCCGCTTATTTACCGACCATTGAAACGGATCGATACAAACGCAGCTGGAGGCCGCATCATCGAAAAGCTGATTAAACATGATATCGCTGTTTATGCTGCACATACCAATTTGGATGTTGCTAAGGGCGGAGTGAATGATTTACTTGCCGAAGCGCTACAATTGCAGGATACAGAGGTATTGATTCCGACTTACGAGACAGCCCTAAAGAAATTGGTCGTATATGTTCCAAAGACTGACGAACAAAAGGTGAGGGAAGCCTTAGGCAAGGCAGGGGCCGGAGCGATCGGGAACTATAGCAATTGTTCGTTTTCCGGGGAAGGGACCGGACGCTTCTTGCCAGGTGAAGGCAGTGAACCGGTAATTGGCTCTAAAGGTAAGCTTGAAGAGGTAGCTGAAATGAGGATTGAAACGATATTCCCGGAAAATATCGAGAAGAAAGTGCTAGCTGCGATGATTAAAGCCCATCCATATGAAGAAGTTGCTCACGATATTTATAAACTGGAGAACAAAGGTGAGTCTCTTGGCTTAGGAAAGATTGGTGTACTTGCTGAAGAGATGACACTCGAACAATTTTCTGAACATGTGAAGCGGACTCTCGATGTTGAAAAGGTGCGTATCGTTGGAGATTTGCAAAGTCCGATAAAAAAAGTGGCCGTTTTGGGCGGAGACGGCAATAAATACTTTACGACAGCGAAATTCAAGGGGGCTGATGTTTACGTTACAGGTGATATGTATTACCATACAGCCCATGACGCGATGATGATTGGATTGAATATTGTGGATCCGGGCCACAATGTTGAAAAGGTGATGAAAAAAGGTGTTGCACGAATCCTTGAAAAAATGTGCCGCGAAAAGAACTACGATGTTGAATTCATTCCATCCCGGATGAATACAGACCCTTTCCGCTTCATTTAA